A region from the Paraburkholderia youngii genome encodes:
- the nodI gene encoding nodulation factor ABC transporter ATP-binding protein NodI has protein sequence MPAAPIEFHQVRKNYGEKTVVDGLSFHVNTGECFGLLGPNGAGKTTTLRMLLGIAAPDAGAIRLCGEPIPGRARLARSRVGVVPQFDNLDPDFTVRENLLVFGRYFGLSAAQCRAAVPGLLEFARLENKADARVSELSGGMKRRLTLARALINDPDVLIMDEPTTGLDPQARHLIWERLRSLLARGKTILLTTHFMEEAERLCHRLCVIEEGRKIAEGAPRELIESEIGCDVIEIYGPDPFALRDELAPLAERTEISGETLFCYVNDAQPVHMRLKQRADLRYLHRPANLEDVFLRLTGREMQD, from the coding sequence ATGCCCGCAGCCCCCATCGAATTCCATCAGGTCAGGAAAAACTATGGCGAAAAAACAGTCGTCGACGGATTGTCGTTTCATGTGAACACCGGCGAATGCTTCGGGCTGCTTGGCCCCAACGGCGCCGGCAAGACCACGACGCTGCGCATGCTGCTCGGCATCGCGGCGCCCGACGCCGGCGCGATCCGCCTGTGCGGCGAACCGATCCCTGGCCGCGCGCGCCTCGCGCGCTCGCGCGTGGGCGTGGTGCCGCAGTTCGACAACCTCGATCCCGATTTCACCGTGCGTGAAAATCTGCTCGTGTTCGGCCGCTACTTCGGTCTGAGCGCCGCGCAGTGTCGCGCGGCGGTGCCGGGTCTGCTCGAATTCGCCCGCCTCGAGAACAAGGCGGACGCACGCGTGAGCGAACTATCGGGCGGCATGAAGCGGCGCCTCACGCTGGCGCGCGCGCTGATCAACGATCCCGACGTGCTGATCATGGACGAACCGACCACCGGTCTCGACCCGCAAGCGCGCCATCTGATCTGGGAGCGACTGAGATCGCTGCTCGCGCGCGGCAAGACCATCCTGCTGACCACGCACTTCATGGAAGAAGCCGAACGGCTCTGTCATCGACTGTGCGTGATCGAGGAAGGACGCAAGATCGCAGAAGGCGCGCCGCGCGAGCTGATCGAGTCCGAGATCGGCTGCGACGTGATCGAGATCTATGGTCCCGATCCGTTTGCATTGCGCGACGAACTCGCACCGCTCGCTGAGCGCACCGAGATCAGCGGCGAGACCCTGTTCTGTTACGTGAACGACGCGCAGCCCGTGCATATGCGCCTGAAGCAGCGCGCGGATTTGCGCTATCTGCATCGGCCGGCGAATCTCGAAGATGTGTTTCTGCGGCTCACCGGCCGCGAAATGCAGGACTGA
- a CDS encoding ABC transporter permease: MDARTYETHDGTPSAQEPFGAFPANATNWIAVWRRNYLMWKKLAIASMFGNLADPMIYLFGLGLGLGLMVGHVDGVSYISFLAAGTVASSVMMSASFESMYSGFSRMHVQRTWEAIMHTPLTLGDIVLGEVVWAASKSVLSGVAIMLVAGALGYASFPSMLPALPVIVLAGLAFASLAMIVTALAPSYDFFMFYQTLVLTPMLLLSGVFFPISQLPGPAQAVTAALPLANAVDLMRPAMLGRPMEHSALHVSVLAAYAVGGFIVSAILFRRRMMK, translated from the coding sequence ATGGACGCACGCACCTACGAAACCCACGACGGCACGCCATCGGCACAAGAGCCGTTCGGCGCCTTCCCCGCCAATGCCACGAACTGGATCGCGGTATGGCGCCGCAACTATCTGATGTGGAAGAAGCTCGCGATTGCGTCGATGTTCGGCAACCTCGCCGATCCGATGATCTATCTGTTCGGTCTCGGCTTGGGGCTCGGGCTGATGGTCGGGCACGTCGACGGCGTGTCGTATATCTCGTTCCTCGCGGCGGGCACGGTGGCGTCGAGCGTGATGATGTCGGCGAGCTTCGAGTCGATGTATTCGGGCTTTTCGCGCATGCACGTGCAGCGAACGTGGGAGGCGATCATGCATACGCCGCTCACGCTCGGCGATATCGTGCTCGGCGAGGTAGTGTGGGCAGCCAGCAAATCGGTGTTGTCGGGAGTGGCGATCATGCTGGTGGCGGGCGCGCTCGGCTATGCGAGTTTTCCGTCGATGCTGCCCGCGCTGCCGGTCATCGTGCTGGCCGGTCTCGCGTTCGCGAGCCTCGCGATGATCGTGACGGCGCTCGCGCCGTCGTACGACTTTTTCATGTTCTATCAGACGCTCGTGCTCACGCCGATGCTGCTGCTCTCCGGCGTGTTCTTTCCGATCTCGCAGCTGCCCGGCCCCGCTCAAGCGGTGACCGCCGCGCTGCCGCTCGCCAATGCGGTCGATCTGATGCGCCCGGCGATGCTCGGCCGGCCGATGGAGCACTCGGCGCTGCATGTGAGCGTACTGGCCGCTTATGCAGTCGGCGGCTTTATCGTGTCGGCGATCCTGTTTCGGCGCCGCATGATGAAGTAA
- a CDS encoding LysR family transcriptional regulator — protein sequence MARSLHGIALRYFVEVARSGSLSDASERLHVAVSALSRQIARLESELGVTLFERRPRGMALSEAGERLLAYAQRSLLEAEHVMKELSGLASLHGSRIKIATAEGFAVDFLPAAIADFRAEHPGIDFTLTVMSPADATRHVRDGDVDIALSFSLAPEKGVKVEHTERAPVFVLVRVDHPLAARAKLSLAEVSRYPLVLSETGTTLRQLIDITCALEGILLEPDLICNNSGASYRYAQKSGAIMFTGLLSVRDRYAADGFVVIPLTDPQMRQRSIQVQTMAGRELPPSVRAFRDHLIARIADPKPAGAQASKADRGRGKRTPRRPRADA from the coding sequence ATGGCACGTTCACTGCATGGCATCGCGTTGCGTTATTTCGTCGAAGTCGCGCGCAGCGGCTCGCTGAGCGACGCGTCCGAACGGCTGCATGTCGCGGTATCGGCGCTCAGCCGGCAGATCGCGCGGCTCGAGAGCGAACTCGGCGTCACGCTATTCGAGCGGCGTCCGCGCGGCATGGCGCTGTCCGAGGCGGGCGAGCGGCTGCTCGCGTACGCACAACGCAGCCTGCTGGAAGCCGAGCACGTGATGAAGGAGCTCAGCGGTCTCGCTAGCCTGCACGGCAGCCGGATCAAGATCGCGACCGCCGAGGGCTTCGCGGTCGACTTCCTGCCCGCCGCGATCGCGGATTTCCGCGCCGAGCATCCCGGCATCGATTTCACGTTGACCGTGATGTCGCCGGCCGACGCGACCCGGCATGTGCGCGACGGTGACGTCGACATCGCGTTGTCGTTCAGCCTCGCGCCGGAGAAGGGCGTCAAGGTCGAGCACACCGAGCGCGCGCCGGTGTTCGTGCTGGTGCGTGTCGATCATCCGCTCGCGGCGCGCGCGAAGCTGTCGCTCGCCGAGGTGAGCCGTTATCCGCTGGTGTTGTCGGAGACCGGCACCACGCTTCGCCAGTTGATCGACATCACCTGCGCGCTCGAAGGCATCCTGCTCGAGCCGGACCTTATCTGCAACAACAGCGGCGCGAGTTATCGCTATGCGCAGAAGTCCGGCGCGATCATGTTCACGGGGCTGCTGTCGGTGCGCGACCGCTATGCGGCCGACGGCTTCGTCGTGATTCCGCTGACCGACCCGCAGATGCGCCAGCGCAGTATCCAGGTGCAGACGATGGCGGGGCGCGAGTTGCCGCCGTCGGTGCGGGCGTTTCGCGACCATCTGATCGCACGGATCGCGGATCCGAAGCCGGCCGGGGCTCAGGCCTCGAAGGCGGACCGAGGGCGCGGCAAGCGCACGCCGCGTCGCCCGCGAGCCGATGCATGA
- a CDS encoding M20 family metallopeptidase, protein MSRHQAIELATRHFESGAFLTDLNRRVGIRTESQESDRGALLRSYLTNEIQPAAERLGFSTRIVDNPVDGFGPFLIANRHEGDHLPTVLIYGHGDVVRGYDSQWRAPLTPWAVTIEGERWFGRGTADNKGQHSINLAALACTLAARDGKLGFNTKLLIEMGEETGSPGLDAICRAHRDELAADVLIASDGPRLAARRPTVFLGSRGAVNFKLSLNLRDGAHHSGNWGGLLRNPATVLANALASLVDARGVIAVDGLRPPPIPEAVRRALADITVGDGPGDPTVDDNWGEPGLSAPERVFGWNSFEVLAFKAGNPENPVNAIPPSAFAVCQLRFVVGTDWENLGKHLRAHLDAHGFQLVEIDVERGAPATRLDPDDPWVTWARASLEATTGKKTALLPNLGGTLPNEVFADTLGLPTIWVPHSYPACSQHAPNEHLLGPVVREGLQMMAGLFWDLGENSPLAAKREEVDAAKAAT, encoded by the coding sequence ATGAGCCGCCACCAGGCCATCGAGCTTGCCACCCGGCACTTCGAATCCGGCGCTTTTCTCACCGACCTGAACCGCCGCGTCGGTATTCGCACCGAAAGCCAGGAAAGCGATCGCGGCGCGCTGCTGCGGTCTTATCTGACCAACGAAATCCAGCCCGCAGCGGAGCGCCTCGGCTTCAGCACGCGCATCGTCGATAACCCGGTCGACGGTTTCGGTCCGTTCCTGATCGCGAACCGTCACGAAGGCGATCATCTGCCGACCGTGCTGATCTACGGCCACGGCGACGTCGTGCGCGGCTACGACAGCCAGTGGCGCGCGCCGCTGACGCCGTGGGCGGTGACCATCGAAGGCGAGCGCTGGTTCGGTCGCGGCACCGCCGACAACAAAGGCCAGCACTCGATCAACCTCGCCGCGCTCGCGTGCACGCTCGCCGCGCGCGACGGCAAACTCGGCTTCAACACGAAGCTGCTGATCGAAATGGGCGAGGAAACCGGCTCGCCGGGGCTCGATGCGATCTGCCGCGCGCACCGCGACGAACTCGCCGCCGACGTGCTGATCGCCTCCGACGGCCCGCGTCTCGCCGCGCGTCGTCCGACCGTGTTTCTCGGCTCGCGCGGCGCGGTCAATTTCAAGCTGTCGCTGAACCTGCGCGACGGCGCGCATCACTCGGGCAACTGGGGCGGCCTGTTGCGCAATCCGGCGACGGTGCTCGCCAACGCGCTCGCGAGTCTCGTCGATGCGCGCGGCGTGATCGCAGTCGACGGCCTGCGTCCGCCGCCGATCCCGGAGGCCGTGCGCCGCGCGCTTGCCGACATCACGGTGGGCGACGGTCCTGGCGACCCCACCGTCGACGACAACTGGGGCGAGCCGGGGCTTTCGGCGCCCGAGCGCGTGTTCGGCTGGAACAGCTTCGAAGTGCTGGCCTTCAAGGCGGGCAATCCGGAGAACCCGGTCAACGCGATTCCGCCGTCGGCGTTCGCGGTCTGCCAGTTGCGTTTCGTGGTCGGCACGGATTGGGAAAATCTCGGCAAGCATCTGCGCGCGCATCTCGATGCGCACGGCTTTCAGCTGGTCGAAATCGACGTCGAACGCGGCGCACCGGCCACACGACTCGATCCCGACGATCCGTGGGTCACATGGGCGCGAGCGTCGCTCGAAGCGACCACCGGCAAGAAGACCGCGCTGCTGCCGAATCTCGGCGGCACGCTGCCGAACGAGGTATTCGCCGACACGCTCGGTCTGCCGACGATCTGGGTGCCGCATTCTTATCCGGCCTGCTCGCAGCATGCGCCGAACGAGCACCTTCTAGGCCCGGTGGTGCGTGAGGGCCTGCAGATGATGGCGGGACTGTTCTGGGATCTCGGCGAGAATTCGCCGCTTGCGGCGAAGCGCGAGGAAGTGGATGCGGCAAAGGCCGCGACTTGA
- a CDS encoding NADP(H)-dependent aldo-keto reductase has protein sequence MEYRRLGDSDVQVSLIGLGTMTWGEQNTEQEAHAQIDYALDHGVNLIDTAEMYPVPPRAETQGSTERYIGTWLAQHKSAREKIVLATKIAGPARQPHNPRHIRGEGNQFDRKNLTEALNDSLKRLQTDYVDLYQLHWPDRSTMTFGRPSYPWVDDAYTVPIEETLTVLAEFVKAGKVRHVGVSNETPWGVAQFLRAAEKLGLPRIVSIQNPYSLLNRTYEAGLSEYAHRDNIGLLAYSPLAFGWLSGKYEGGARPVGARITLFERFARYSKPQAVQATTRYVELAKRHGMSPAQFALAFVNSRPFVTSNLIGATSLEQLKENIASADVKLSPEVLAEIDKLHELQPNPAP, from the coding sequence ATGGAATACCGCAGACTCGGCGACTCCGACGTGCAGGTCAGCCTGATTGGTCTCGGCACGATGACGTGGGGCGAGCAGAACACCGAGCAGGAAGCGCACGCGCAGATCGACTACGCGCTCGATCACGGCGTGAACCTGATCGACACCGCCGAAATGTATCCGGTGCCGCCGCGCGCCGAAACGCAAGGTTCGACGGAGCGCTACATCGGCACGTGGCTCGCGCAGCACAAGAGCGCGCGCGAGAAGATCGTGCTCGCCACCAAGATCGCGGGTCCCGCGCGTCAGCCGCACAATCCGCGTCATATTCGCGGCGAAGGCAACCAGTTCGACCGCAAGAACCTGACCGAGGCGCTCAACGACAGCCTCAAACGTCTGCAAACGGACTACGTCGATCTGTATCAGCTGCATTGGCCCGATCGCAGCACGATGACCTTCGGCCGTCCGTCATATCCGTGGGTCGACGACGCGTACACGGTGCCGATCGAGGAAACGCTGACTGTGCTCGCCGAATTCGTGAAGGCTGGCAAGGTGCGCCATGTCGGCGTGTCGAACGAAACGCCGTGGGGTGTCGCGCAGTTTCTGCGCGCGGCCGAAAAGCTCGGCTTGCCACGCATCGTCAGCATCCAGAATCCGTACAGCCTGTTGAACCGCACGTACGAAGCGGGTCTGTCCGAGTACGCGCATCGCGACAACATCGGTCTGCTCGCGTACTCGCCGCTCGCGTTCGGCTGGCTGTCGGGCAAGTACGAAGGCGGCGCACGTCCGGTCGGCGCACGCATCACGCTGTTCGAGCGCTTCGCGCGCTACAGCAAGCCGCAAGCCGTTCAGGCCACCACCCGTTATGTCGAGCTCGCGAAGCGCCACGGCATGTCGCCCGCGCAATTCGCGCTCGCGTTCGTCAACAGCCGACCGTTCGTTACCAGCAATCTGATCGGCGCGACGTCGCTCGAGCAGTTGAAGGAAAACATCGCGAGCGCGGACGTCAAGCTGTCGCCGGAAGTGCTTGCGGAAATCGACAAGCTGCACGAGCTGCAGCCGAATCCCGCGCCTTGA
- a CDS encoding DUF3820 family protein: MNHEHLELLVTRVMPYGKYKGRVIADLPGHYLNWFASQGFPPGEIGRLLALMHEIDHNGLKPLLDPLRKPKPNER; this comes from the coding sequence ATGAATCACGAACACCTCGAATTGCTGGTCACGCGCGTGATGCCCTACGGGAAATATAAAGGCCGCGTGATCGCCGACCTGCCCGGCCACTATTTGAACTGGTTCGCGAGCCAGGGCTTTCCGCCCGGCGAGATCGGCCGGCTGCTCGCGTTGATGCACGAGATCGATCACAACGGTTTGAAACCGCTGCTCGATCCCTTGCGCAAACCGAAGCCCAACGAGCGTTGA
- the dusA gene encoding tRNA dihydrouridine(20/20a) synthase DusA, with translation MSLPRTPSPRRVSVAPMMDWTDRHCRSLHRMISRHTWLYTEMVTTGALLHGDVPRHLAFTPDEAPVALQLGGSEPDDLARSAKLGEQWGYDEINLNCGCPSERVQRGAFGACLMNEPQLVADCVKAMRDVVSVPVTVKHRIGVDTVEEYGFVRDFVGTIAQAGCDVFIVHARNAILKGLSPKENREIPPLKYDYAYQLKRDFPQLEIIINGGIKTLDEVDTHLQHVDGVMLGREAYHNPYLLADVDARFYGATHAPLTRDQVEAKLIEYCATEMARGTYLGAITRHALGLYRGEAGARGWRRVLSDSKRLAARDLTIFDEARQHLREPLEIFE, from the coding sequence ATGTCTTTACCCCGCACTCCCAGCCCCCGCCGCGTGTCCGTCGCCCCGATGATGGACTGGACGGATCGTCATTGCCGCTCGCTGCATCGAATGATTTCGCGCCATACGTGGCTTTACACGGAAATGGTGACGACCGGTGCGCTGCTGCACGGCGACGTGCCGCGCCATCTCGCGTTCACGCCCGACGAAGCGCCGGTCGCGCTGCAACTCGGCGGCAGCGAGCCCGACGATCTCGCGCGTTCGGCAAAGCTCGGCGAGCAATGGGGCTATGACGAAATCAACCTGAATTGCGGCTGCCCGTCCGAGCGCGTGCAACGCGGCGCGTTCGGCGCATGCCTGATGAACGAGCCGCAACTCGTCGCCGATTGCGTGAAGGCGATGCGCGACGTCGTATCGGTGCCGGTCACGGTCAAACACCGCATCGGCGTCGATACGGTCGAGGAATACGGCTTCGTCCGCGATTTCGTCGGCACGATCGCGCAAGCCGGCTGCGACGTGTTCATCGTTCATGCGCGCAACGCGATCCTGAAGGGCTTGAGCCCGAAGGAAAACCGCGAGATTCCGCCGCTCAAGTACGACTACGCGTATCAGCTGAAGCGCGATTTTCCGCAGTTGGAGATCATCATCAATGGCGGCATCAAGACGCTCGACGAAGTCGACACGCATCTTCAGCACGTCGACGGCGTGATGCTCGGGCGCGAGGCGTATCACAACCCGTACTTGCTCGCCGATGTCGACGCGCGCTTCTATGGGGCAACGCATGCGCCGCTGACGCGCGATCAGGTCGAAGCGAAACTGATCGAGTATTGCGCGACCGAAATGGCGCGCGGCACCTATCTCGGCGCGATCACACGCCATGCGCTCGGGCTGTATCGCGGCGAAGCTGGCGCGCGCGGTTGGCGTCGAGTTTTGTCCGACAGCAAGCGGCTTGCGGCCCGCGATCTGACCATCTTCGACGAAGCGAGACAGCATCTGCGCGAGCCCCTCGAAATTTTTGAATAA
- a CDS encoding DUF6566 family protein: MEPKGVDMGDYQARYGDYDIEVAVEQVLTGVKAHFRVLRDDSTVVDWQLVHIDSLWSTEHAAAQTAFSAARELIDAGLAS; encoded by the coding sequence ATGGAGCCGAAGGGCGTCGACATGGGCGACTATCAGGCGCGTTATGGCGACTATGACATCGAGGTGGCGGTCGAACAGGTGCTGACCGGCGTCAAGGCGCATTTCCGGGTGCTGCGCGACGATTCGACGGTGGTCGACTGGCAGCTCGTGCATATCGATAGCTTGTGGTCCACCGAGCATGCGGCCGCCCAGACGGCTTTCAGTGCGGCGCGCGAGTTGATCGATGCGGGGCTGGCCAGCTAA
- a CDS encoding TOBE domain-containing protein, which yields MSISAINVRNQFKGKVKEIIRGSVVSEVDVETPFGIVTSVITTRSVDELELKVGSEVVALVKSTEVSIARL from the coding sequence ATGAGCATTTCCGCCATCAACGTGCGCAATCAATTCAAAGGCAAGGTCAAGGAAATCATTCGCGGCTCGGTGGTGTCCGAAGTCGACGTGGAGACGCCGTTCGGCATCGTCACGTCGGTGATCACGACGCGCTCGGTCGACGAACTCGAACTGAAAGTCGGCTCGGAGGTGGTTGCGCTCGTGAAGTCGACCGAGGTGTCGATTGCGCGGCTTTGA
- a CDS encoding ATP-binding cassette domain-containing protein has protein sequence MSATTLATTFGGIAGSDLETELAQPRLADHDANEAAEIERDGAAGLQPAIALARSDARPASDYAVQLRGVGKRYGEREVLSGFDLSIERGSFVAIVGRSGCGKSTLLRLVAGLEEASWGVLEKRAGNGGPLDTRIMFQDARLLPWKSVLQNVMLGLGRGRGARDDARAVLAEVGLLERANDWPAQLSGGQRQRVALARALVHRPQLLLLDEPLGALDALTRIEMHTLIERLWREHRFTALLVTHDVHEAVALGDRILLIEEGRIALDQPVALARPRARASAGFAALEDHVLQRVLKNAPNDDTLAHRAYEPYDPYGLPEPGRLTRPTEVRWAV, from the coding sequence ATGAGCGCAACGACACTAGCGACGACCTTCGGCGGCATCGCGGGCAGCGACCTCGAGACCGAGCTCGCGCAGCCGCGGCTCGCGGATCACGACGCGAACGAGGCCGCGGAGATCGAGCGGGACGGGGCGGCCGGCTTGCAACCCGCCATTGCACTGGCCCGTAGCGACGCGCGCCCCGCAAGCGACTACGCGGTGCAATTGCGCGGCGTCGGCAAACGCTATGGCGAGCGCGAGGTGCTGTCGGGCTTCGATCTGTCGATCGAGCGCGGCAGCTTCGTCGCGATCGTCGGCCGCAGCGGCTGCGGCAAGTCGACGTTGCTGCGACTCGTCGCTGGTCTCGAAGAAGCCAGCTGGGGCGTGCTCGAAAAACGCGCCGGCAATGGCGGTCCGCTCGACACCCGCATCATGTTTCAGGATGCACGTCTTCTGCCGTGGAAAAGCGTGCTGCAGAACGTGATGCTCGGCCTCGGCCGCGGCCGGGGTGCGCGCGACGATGCGCGCGCGGTGCTCGCCGAAGTCGGCCTGCTCGAACGCGCGAACGACTGGCCCGCGCAACTCTCGGGCGGTCAGCGGCAGCGCGTCGCGCTAGCGCGCGCCCTCGTGCATCGTCCGCAATTGCTGCTGCTCGACGAGCCGCTCGGCGCGCTCGATGCGTTGACGCGCATCGAAATGCACACGCTGATCGAACGGCTGTGGCGCGAGCATCGCTTCACCGCGCTGCTCGTCACGCACGACGTGCACGAAGCCGTCGCGCTCGGCGACCGGATTTTGCTGATCGAGGAGGGCCGCATCGCGCTCGATCAGCCGGTCGCGCTTGCGCGGCCGCGGGCGCGGGCGTCGGCGGGCTTCGCCGCGCTCGAAGATCACGTGTTGCAACGCGTACTCAAAAACGCGCCGAACGACGACACGCTCGCGCATCGCGCGTACGAGCCCTATGACCCGTATGGCTTGCCGGAACCGGGCCGTCTGACGCGGCCGACCGAAGTGCGCTGGGCCGTCTGA
- the ssuC gene encoding aliphatic sulfonate ABC transporter permease SsuC, which translates to MSDTALKAATGATPQPASTTRADVLRRFGAHLVPWLAPIAILLAWEIAARSGALSTRVLPEPLAVVKAAWSLIQSGEMWADVRVSTWRAVSGFAIGGGIGLVLGLATGLFKTAEIVLDSTVQMIRNIPALAMIPLVILWFGIEEQAKVFLVALGVFFPVYVNTFHGIRSVDANLIEMARSYGVKGFALYRHVILPGALPSILVGVRFAFGLMWVTLIVAETISAQSGIGYMTMNAREFLQTDVVVVGILLYAALGKLADMLAKSLERVSLRWHPAYQRGAKA; encoded by the coding sequence ATGAGTGACACTGCTTTGAAGGCGGCTACGGGAGCAACCCCGCAGCCCGCGTCCACCACGCGCGCTGACGTGTTGCGCCGCTTCGGCGCGCACCTGGTGCCGTGGCTCGCGCCCATCGCGATCCTGCTCGCGTGGGAAATCGCCGCGCGCAGCGGTGCGCTGTCGACACGCGTGCTGCCCGAGCCGCTCGCAGTCGTGAAGGCGGCCTGGTCGCTGATCCAGTCCGGCGAAATGTGGGCGGACGTGAGGGTCAGCACGTGGCGCGCGGTGTCGGGCTTCGCAATCGGCGGCGGAATCGGTCTCGTGCTCGGACTGGCGACGGGTTTGTTCAAGACCGCGGAAATCGTGCTCGATTCGACCGTGCAGATGATCCGCAACATCCCCGCGCTCGCGATGATTCCGCTCGTGATCCTGTGGTTCGGCATCGAGGAACAAGCGAAGGTGTTCCTCGTGGCGCTCGGCGTGTTCTTTCCGGTCTATGTGAACACGTTCCACGGCATCCGTTCGGTCGATGCGAACCTGATCGAGATGGCGCGCAGTTATGGCGTCAAAGGTTTCGCGCTGTACCGCCACGTAATCCTGCCGGGCGCGCTGCCGTCGATTCTGGTCGGCGTGCGCTTCGCGTTCGGCCTGATGTGGGTCACGCTGATCGTCGCCGAGACGATTTCCGCGCAATCGGGCATCGGCTACATGACGATGAATGCGCGCGAATTCCTGCAAACCGATGTGGTGGTGGTCGGCATTCTGCTGTACGCGGCGCTCGGCAAGCTCGCGGACATGCTCGCGAAGAGCCTCGAGCGCGTGTCGCTGCGCTGGCATCCGGCCTATCAGCGAGGAGCAAAAGCATGA
- the ssuD gene encoding FMNH2-dependent alkanesulfonate monooxygenase: MNVFWFIPTHGDSRYLGTSQGARAADYDYFRQIAVAADTLGYEGVLLPTGRSCEDAWVVASSLIPATQRLKFLVAIRPGLSSPGLAARMAATFDRLSNGRLLINVVTGGDAAELAGDGVFVDHDTRYEITDEFLHIWRQLLTASHSNEAIDFDGEHLQSKGGKALYPPVQNPHPPLWFGGSSAAAHDIAAEHIDTYLTWGEPPEAVAKKIADIRARAAARGRQIRFGIRLHVIVRETEEEAWAAADKLISKLDDDTVARAQASFAKMDSEGQRRMAALHGGKRGGREQLEVYPNLWAGVGLVRGGAGTALVGSPEQVAARMKEYAALGIETFILSGYPHLEESYRFAELVFPLLPQRFSKVANGPLSGPFGEIVGTSDLPKAASAS, encoded by the coding sequence ATGAATGTGTTCTGGTTCATTCCGACTCACGGCGACAGCCGCTATCTCGGTACGTCCCAAGGCGCACGCGCAGCCGATTACGACTACTTCCGGCAGATCGCCGTCGCCGCCGATACGCTCGGCTACGAGGGCGTGCTGCTGCCGACCGGCCGCTCGTGCGAGGACGCCTGGGTCGTCGCGTCGAGCCTGATTCCCGCGACCCAGCGGCTCAAGTTCCTCGTCGCGATTCGCCCGGGACTGTCGTCGCCGGGGCTCGCCGCACGCATGGCGGCGACGTTCGACCGGCTGTCGAACGGGCGGCTGCTGATCAACGTGGTGACGGGCGGCGACGCGGCCGAACTGGCCGGCGACGGCGTATTCGTCGATCACGACACGCGCTACGAAATCACCGACGAATTCCTGCATATCTGGCGCCAGCTGCTTACGGCTTCGCACAGCAACGAAGCGATCGATTTCGACGGCGAGCATCTGCAATCGAAAGGCGGCAAGGCGCTGTATCCGCCGGTGCAGAACCCGCATCCGCCGCTGTGGTTCGGCGGCTCGTCGGCGGCCGCGCACGATATCGCGGCCGAGCACATCGACACCTATCTGACGTGGGGCGAGCCGCCCGAAGCGGTCGCAAAGAAAATCGCCGACATTCGCGCACGCGCCGCGGCACGCGGCCGGCAGATCCGCTTCGGCATCCGTCTGCACGTGATCGTGCGTGAGACCGAGGAAGAAGCGTGGGCCGCCGCTGACAAGCTGATCAGCAAGCTCGACGACGACACGGTCGCGCGTGCGCAGGCGTCGTTCGCGAAGATGGATTCGGAAGGCCAGCGCCGCATGGCCGCGCTGCACGGTGGCAAACGCGGCGGGCGCGAACAGCTCGAGGTCTATCCGAATCTGTGGGCGGGCGTCGGGCTCGTGCGCGGCGGCGCGGGCACTGCGCTGGTCGGTAGTCCGGAGCAGGTGGCCGCGCGTATGAAGGAGTATGCGGCACTCGGCATCGAGACGTTCATCCTGTCCGGCTATCCGCATCTCGAGGAATCGTACCGCTTCGCCGAACTCGTGTTTCCGCTGCTGCCGCAACGCTTCAGCAAGGTCGCCAACGGGCCGCTGTCGGGGCCGTTCGGCGAAATCGTCGGCACCAGCGATCTGCCGAAGGCGGCGAGCGCGAGCTGA